CTGTGAGAGGCATTTCCCGCTCCCGTTTCCTCACACAGCTGGCACTGATTACGGGAGGAGGCATGTTTGCCACCTTTATATATGGTCTTTCCAATAAGTATAATTATAAGGTGAGGAAGATGAAGCTTGCCTTCAAAAATATGCCACCCGCTTTCAAAGGCCTGAAAATATTGCAACTCTCTGATATCCATTCCGGTAGCTTCGATAATTATGATGCCGTACGCAAAGGGGTGGAATTAATCAATTCACAAAAAGCTGATATCGTGCTCTTTACCGGCGACCTGGTGAATGAACTGGCCGAAGAAATGGATCAGTACAAATCCCTTTTCAGCCAGATCAAAGCTCCTATGGGTGTTTACGCTACATTGGGAAACCACGATTACGGCGATTACCATGCATGGCCTGACAAAGATGCCAGCGGCTTCAGTCACCTGCGCATGCAAAACCTCGAGGCCCTGAAACAGGTACATGCCGATATGGGCTGGCGACTAATGATGAATGAACATGTGGTACTGGAAAGGGAAGGACAGCAAATAGGCCTGCTGGGAATTGAAAACTGGAGCGCCATGGACCGTTTTCCCAAATACGGAGACATGAAGAAAGCATATGAAGGCACTGAAAATCTCCCTTTCAAAATATTAATGTCTCACGACCCCACCCATTGGGATGCACAGGTGAGAACAGAATACCCGGATATTGATCTGATGCTGGCAGGACATACTCATGGCGCGCAATTCGGCGTCGAAATTCCCGGATTCAAATGGAGTCCTTCCGGTTTCGTCTTTAAAGAGTGGGCCGGCTTGTATACAGAAGGAAAACAAAAACTGTATGTAAACCGTGGATTTGGCTTCCTTGGCTATCCTGGCAGGGTAGGGATCCTGCCCGAAATAACTATCATCGAGCTGGTGTAGACAGTAATGTTAATTTATTTCGCTTATCTTGCAGCTAGTTAAACGCTTCGTGCATGCGCCGCTGCTTTTGTATTTTCATATTTCTGTTTTGTAGTCAGGCTGTATGGAGCCAGTCCCTTGCCGAACTGGAAAAGCAACTTGACTCCTTGCTGAAAAAGCGGGAGAAAAGTGAATTGATAGTAGGGTTGGGATATGGAAATAATCCAGCCTACGGTAGTAAAGTGAACAATGGAGAAAGGCCTGTGGTGATGAAAACCTTCCTGTCTCCTACCTTAGGATATTATCATAAAAGTGGAATTTATGGTACCGTCAGTAATTATTACCTGTTCAACTCATTGGGTACACCATGGTTTGAATGGGATTTGTCTGTTGGGTACGATTATTCCAAGAGCAAGCATTTTATGACTGGTATCTCTTATACCAGGTATATCTTCGCTGATTCTGCCGACGTTCCGGCCACACCTATTAATAATGAACTATTTGCATACTTCTATTACCGCGACTGGTGGGTACAACCTGGTATCAGCCTGGATTTCGGTTGGGGAAGTTGCGAAGAAGGGGCCGGCCCTAAAGGTCCTAATGGTGAACCGGTAACTACCCGAAAGCTGTCTGGGAACGATTTCAACATCGTAGCAGCTGTGCGCCATCCATTCATTTTTGTGGATGTACTGAAGAGAGATGATGCCTTCCTGCTTACCCCGTCAGTGGGCCTTACCATGGGTACCGCCCGTTATTACAGCAACTTACGAGCATTTCAATATATCTCCCGTTCACCATGGATGAAGGGGAGGGAGCCGCATGAAGTATTTCACCCGGAAACGACCAGGAAGTCGAATACCGGATTTGAAATGCGGGCCCTGGATCTGACGGTAAGTGCATCCTATATCCTGGGTAAATTTACAATTGCACCATCCTATACCGTTTTCCAGCCTTTCCAGGGGCAGGACAAAAAACTGGTGAATTACTTCACCGCTCGTATAGCCTATACATTAAAAAAATAGTCTTCACGTATTCTTCACACATTCATTTAATAATTAATGTAGCATAAAATTTGCTCAAATCGCTATGTCGGCGTAGGGGTATTTTATGTTAGGGTCGTCTCCTATAATAGAAAACCCAATTATCCGTTTACTTTAAAACCTTGTTAAAAAAAACGCTATTATGAAAAAACTGTTTTTCGCCGCAGCAGTACTGTGTATGGCTGCATTCTCTTCTACAACTGTTAACGCCCAGTCTGGATTTTTACATTTTGGCCTGAAAGGCGGAGCTAACCTCGGAAAACTGGATGGTAAAGGCTACAAAGATGGTTTCAACCTGGGTTATCACCTGGGCGGTTTCGCACAAATAAACCTGACAAAAGGTTTTGGCGTGCAGGGTGAATTGATCTTCTCTTCTACCCAAACTAAAACAACCAGCGACTTTAGTCAAGTATACAATACTAATAACCTGAGCGATAACGGTAAAAAAATTAAACTGAACTACCTGAGCATCCCGATCCTGGCTAACTTCTCTTTAGGTAGCCCCCGGATCAAACTGCAGGTAGGTCCTCAGTTCAGCGCACTGGTTTCTGACAAGAACGTATTCAAAGCATCCAATGATGCCTTTAATGGTGGTGATGTTTCCGGCGTAGCAGGTCTGTGGATCCAGCTGCCAATCATAAACATCAGTGCCCGTTATATTGTGGGCTTCACCGATGTGAAGAAGATATCTGATATCTCCAATTCCGGTAACTGGAAGAACCAGGCAATTCAACTGGGTGTTGGTGTAACACTGTAATTTGCGTTGCTCAGGC
This window of the Chitinophaga sancti genome carries:
- a CDS encoding porin family protein translates to MKKLFFAAAVLCMAAFSSTTVNAQSGFLHFGLKGGANLGKLDGKGYKDGFNLGYHLGGFAQINLTKGFGVQGELIFSSTQTKTTSDFSQVYNTNNLSDNGKKIKLNYLSIPILANFSLGSPRIKLQVGPQFSALVSDKNVFKASNDAFNGGDVSGVAGLWIQLPIINISARYIVGFTDVKKISDISNSGNWKNQAIQLGVGVTL
- a CDS encoding metallophosphoesterase: MRTGLNTFLLAGLLFLLDLYVFMAVRAVFYGAAARIRTIAFSTYWVISALVILLVLLMPYIHWQDWSKHLRGYVLTIIFAVVVAKLLVAIFLLLDDFRRGITWIVQRFSTPQSTEMTVRGISRSRFLTQLALITGGGMFATFIYGLSNKYNYKVRKMKLAFKNMPPAFKGLKILQLSDIHSGSFDNYDAVRKGVELINSQKADIVLFTGDLVNELAEEMDQYKSLFSQIKAPMGVYATLGNHDYGDYHAWPDKDASGFSHLRMQNLEALKQVHADMGWRLMMNEHVVLEREGQQIGLLGIENWSAMDRFPKYGDMKKAYEGTENLPFKILMSHDPTHWDAQVRTEYPDIDLMLAGHTHGAQFGVEIPGFKWSPSGFVFKEWAGLYTEGKQKLYVNRGFGFLGYPGRVGILPEITIIELV